The DNA window GGTATTTCTACTCTATATTTCATACCTATACCTCCCTTTCCAATTCCATAGCAAATCTTTCTGAAAGAATTTCTTGCATTTCAGTGTTATCAGAATAATTATCACCTATACCTATAAATGCTTCAGAAGTTTTTTGTGTATCATATCCAGCTAAGATCATAAATCTATAAAAAGCATCAGCTATTTTAAACTCATTAAAGTCTTCTTCAATATCTACGTGGTAAGTTAGTCCTTCTTCAGGTTTTGTAATTGTTAGCATATACTAACCCTCCAATATAATTGTTTTAGGGAAAGTAGCAATAGTGTTAGTATCTTCTTTCACAAAATCTAAATCATTATCTTTGGAAAATTTTAAAATAGCCTTTTCATCTAATTTAAGGAAAAGTTTTTTATCTAAGGCAAAGTCCATAGCTTTCTTTTTGTCTACAATGGATTGTGTAGTTCTCTCTTGAACTTTGATACCCCCTATATAAGTCTTTTCTCCTGTTTCTTTAAAATTCTTAATAGCTTCATCAGTTAAAATACTCTTCTGATCATCAATACTAGCTAAAATATTATTATATTCTTTATCCTTTTTAAGCTGATCAATTTTCTTATTCATTTCATCTTTAATTACTTTCACTTCAGCATCGATACTTTCTAATGTTTCTATATTTTCCTTTAATTCCTTTAACATAAACACCTCCTTTATGCTTTATATAATATATAGTTATTATATCAGATTAGCTTAATTTTAGCAAGTTCTTTTTCTAAAATAGATTCAATATTATGATAATCTTTATAGAATATTCTAATTAGTTTATAACCACTATCTTTACAGTATTTGTTCTTCATAGAATCTCTTTTTTTTAGTTCTTTAAATTCTTTTATACCACCAAAAAATTCATTAGATTCATAGTGTTGAATACCATCGTATTCTATAAGGATAAATAAGTTTCCTTTATCATCTAATAGCCCAAAATCAAACCTTAATTTTTTCTTATACACTAAATTTTTAAAAGTAAATTGAGACACATAATTAAT is part of the Candidatus Woesearchaeota archaeon genome and encodes:
- a CDS encoding DUF2726 domain-containing protein, translated to INYVSQFTFKNLVYKKKLRFDFGLLDDKGNLFILIEYDGIQHYESNEFFGGIKEFKELKKRDSMKNKYCKDSGYKLIRIFYKDYHNIESILEKELAKIKLI